In Candidatus Gorgyraea atricola, the genomic window GCAGTTTACTTTTTCGTCTTTTTTACTGCATCAGAGGTGATCTCTCTCCTCTTAGAACTTAGTTGTAAGTGTGAGAAAGGATCTCAGGCATAAGAAGCTATAGGCACATAATTATTGCGAAAACGCTTACATAGAAGCTATAAATTTTTAACTTTTCCTAGCTTTTGAAATAGATTTATTAAGTTCAGTCTTGACAAGGATGTCTATCTAATATATACTATATAGTAGGTAGGGCAGAGTTTTTTATTTCCGTTTATAGTAATAATATTTAAAAAGTATTTGAAGCGTTTTTTAAACCTCTCCGATAATAGCAAACCATGAGTAATCATGGGGCGCAAAACCAAGGGTCCTGAAAAGGATAGCCGAGTTGCCGAAAGAGGAAAGAGTTAGGCAGTTCGGCTATTTTTTTCAAAGGGGGCAGGGCCGATGCTAGACTGGCAAGAAAAACGTTGGGTCAAGGTAATCGCGGTAACTGTCGTGTTTGCCTTTCTTACATATGACATAGCATGGGCTACTGATTTCTCGCCCATTACTATAGCCCCTATAAGTGTACCTAATTTTTCCACATTAAGTAAATTCATTCCTGGCACAAATCTAATAAAAAAGACATTAAAGACTGAAGAGCCTGAAGAGACTGAGATCTCTTTCAGGAGTCAGCTGGTTCCTAGGAAGAAGTATGAGGAACGCTCCGGCTTCCAGCGTATGGAGTCTGTGAAGAAGATGATCAAGCGGCAGATAGATGAGCTGAGAAAAAGACAGGACATCGAGACTGAGCGCAGGCAATCTATATATAATCAATATCAAATCAATAGGCAGCAATATATACAGGATGCAGAAACAGGCGCAGCTGTTCAGGGCATAGAACAACAGTTGATGAAGGCCCGCGGAGAGACCATGAGTGCCGCTGCAAGGTCAGGGGAGTTTAGCTATGTGTTGACCAAAGATGGTATGAGGATCAACTATACTGATGGCCTTCCTTCATCTATGGAAAATGAGCGTATTGTGGATTCATTTGGAAATGTAAGTTACAAGAACACAAAGAACATGAAATATAATAACAACAGGCTCATGGTTTCCTATGATGCAGAGATCGTTGATGCGCTGGGCAACGTTACAAGAGTCCAGTGGCGTAACGGTACATATTCTCCTGACTCTTCATCGATTGGCAATAGATATTTAATTGGATACACTGAAACCACCACAGACGCATATGGCTCAACCAGTATACGCGAATGGTCCACCACAAGAGATGCATATGATGATAAGGGAAGAGCGACCCAGCACCATGAAGTTACAAAAGATGCGCTAGGCAACATTATCTCAACTTCAGATTGGTCTAGCCCCAGCTATGAGGGTGATAACATGACAGGGTATCACCAGGAGACAAAGGATAGCTATGGCAATCTCTACATAACTGATTGGTCTGCTACATTCAATGAGATGGGAAGGATTACATCTGTAACTACAGAGGATGAGCAGATAAATAGAGATCTGAGTTCAAGTAAAAATAAAACAGTTACTGGTTATGAATATGATGAAGATGGAAATTTAGTGAGTGCCCTTGGCGATACAACCATAGAGGGCGAAGATGGTTTTGCAAATTTTTATAGCGGAACAACTACTCATAATTATGAAGTTATTAATGGCCAGATCAAACTGGTCAATACAGTAAACGAGATCCATCATGACAATGCAGATGGCTCTGAAAGCACTGTGACAAGCTTTACTGAGTATAAATATGATGACAGGAATTTGTTAGTTGATGCAAGCGGGTTTAGCACTCAAGATGGCAGGGATATCTTTGGCAGTGGGTTCTCATCGAGTACTGTAGATACCTATGAAATAATCGGCTCTCAGGCAAGAAAGCT contains:
- a CDS encoding cysteine peptidase family C39 domain-containing protein, whose product is MLDWQEKRWVKVIAVTVVFAFLTYDIAWATDFSPITIAPISVPNFSTLSKFIPGTNLIKKTLKTEEPEETEISFRSQLVPRKKYEERSGFQRMESVKKMIKRQIDELRKRQDIETERRQSIYNQYQINRQQYIQDAETGAAVQGIEQQLMKARGETMSAAARSGEFSYVLTKDGMRINYTDGLPSSMENERIVDSFGNVSYKNTKNMKYNNNRLMVSYDAEIVDALGNVTRVQWRNGTYSPDSSSIGNRYLIGYTETTTDAYGSTSIREWSTTRDAYDDKGRATQHHEVTKDALGNIISTSDWSSPSYEGDNMTGYHQETKDSYGNLYITDWSATFNEMGRITSVTTEDEQINRDLSSSKNKTVTGYEYDEDGNLVSALGDTTIEGEDGFANFYSGTTTHNYEVINGQIKLVNTVNEIHHDNADGSESTVTSFTEYKYDDRNLLVDASGFSTQDGRDIFGSGFSSSTVDTYEIIGSQARKLKSVTMSESEDIFGNISYSEALIEYKYNELGQLIDAEGYTDTTGMDIFGDVYSTHTVHEYTIINGQAKVISSYTGGNLVNPFSDLGGMLADLENKLQGFLEMTVPEKESFLQSIGLGGVKIADLTSGGISTMVSWLFKATTNVINCAVQAVYGILASLGIETTKEELAQTAFLVDILTGVITPDGAFGEAQLSMYSILKSAQAKGVTLKGANVNFEQLKSYGEAVIAHVGGDHYIVVIEISDTEVTYLEGSQEIAVTIEEFMNMWEGNILTLNLAAGATQLVE